In a genomic window of Neisseria flavescens:
- a CDS encoding REP-associated tyrosine transposase, with amino-acid sequence MARYRRNFIAGGTFFFTVKLADSKSRLLVEHIDLLRAAYMDVQKQYPFETVAVCVLPNHIHAIWTLPPDDADYSLRWRLIKTKFSTHFPRAENLSASKQRRNERGIWQRRFYEHTVRDETHLQRCADYIHFNPVKHGLCDNVRDWAFSSFHRYVRDG; translated from the coding sequence ATGGCGCGTTATCGCAGAAACTTCATTGCCGGCGGCACATTCTTTTTCACTGTCAAACTCGCCGACTCAAAATCGCGCCTGCTTGTCGAACATATCGACTTATTGCGTGCGGCTTATATGGATGTGCAAAAACAATATCCCTTTGAAACCGTCGCCGTATGCGTGCTGCCGAACCACATTCACGCCATTTGGACGCTGCCGCCTGACGATGCGGATTATTCCCTGCGCTGGCGGCTGATTAAAACCAAATTCTCCACACACTTCCCTCGTGCCGAAAACCTGTCCGCCAGCAAACAGCGGCGGAACGAACGCGGTATTTGGCAACGGCGTTTTTACGAACACACCGTGCGCGACGAAACGCATTTGCAACGTTGCGCGGACTACATCCATTTCAATCCTGTCAAACATGGATTGTGCGACAATGTCCGCGATTGGGCGTTTTCATCGTTCCACCGTTATGTGCGGGATGGATAG
- the dapA gene encoding 4-hydroxy-tetrahydrodipicolinate synthase, translating to MLKGSLVALITPMNQDGSINYEQLHDLIDWHIENGTDGIVAVGTTGESATLPVEEHLAVIEATVKHVNKRVPVIAGTGANNTVEAIALSKAAEQAGADYTLSVVPYYNKPSQEGIYQHFKAIAEATSIPMVIYNVPGRTVVSMSNDTILRLAEIPNIVGVKEASGNIGNNIELINSAPEGFAVLSGDDSTGLPFMLCGGHGVVTVAANVAPKLFADMCRAALEGDIATARRLNEQLIPIYNTMFCEPSPAAPKWGLSLLGKCEPHVRLPLVALTEAGQAKVRAALEKSGQI from the coding sequence ATGTTAAAAGGCAGTCTGGTTGCCCTGATTACTCCGATGAATCAAGACGGCAGCATCAACTACGAACAACTTCATGACTTAATCGACTGGCACATTGAAAACGGCACCGACGGCATCGTCGCAGTCGGCACCACCGGCGAGTCAGCCACCCTGCCTGTCGAAGAACATTTGGCCGTTATTGAAGCCACTGTCAAACACGTCAACAAGCGCGTTCCCGTTATCGCCGGCACAGGCGCCAACAATACTGTCGAAGCCATCGCCCTTTCCAAAGCCGCCGAGCAAGCCGGTGCGGACTACACCTTATCTGTTGTTCCCTACTACAACAAACCTTCGCAAGAAGGCATTTACCAACATTTCAAAGCCATCGCCGAAGCCACTTCGATTCCGATGGTTATCTATAATGTTCCCGGCCGTACCGTCGTCAGCATGAGCAATGACACTATTTTACGTTTGGCCGAAATTCCGAATATCGTTGGTGTGAAAGAAGCCAGCGGCAATATCGGCAACAACATCGAATTGATCAACAGCGCTCCTGAAGGTTTTGCCGTTTTATCCGGCGACGACTCTACCGGCCTGCCTTTCATGCTGTGTGGCGGTCATGGCGTGGTAACCGTCGCAGCCAACGTTGCACCGAAACTCTTTGCCGACATGTGCCGAGCCGCCCTTGAGGGCGATATTGCGACCGCCCGTCGTCTAAACGAGCAACTTATCCCAATTTATAACACCATGTTCTGCGAGCCCAGCCCAGCCGCGCCCAAATGGGGTCTGAGCTTATTGGGCAAATGCGAACCCCATGTTCGTCTGCCTTTGGTAGCACTGACCGAAGCCGGTCAAGCCAAAGTCCGAGCCGCTCTGGAAAAATCAGGACAAATCTGA
- the nrdG gene encoding anaerobic ribonucleoside-triphosphate reductase activating protein: MSSLKFTVEQIVWQEVPGEVSLAFLFSGCPLRCKGCHSADTWKEGIGTELTEDYLKGRLKRYRGLISCVLFMGGEWQPKALQKMLAIVAQEGLKACLYTGLEREELEAVSDGILPYLTYLKTGRWQMELGGLDSPTTNQKFVDLRTGEVLNQLFIKDKPTPKVFPVASI; encoded by the coding sequence ATGAGCAGCTTGAAATTTACGGTTGAGCAAATTGTTTGGCAGGAAGTGCCGGGTGAAGTGTCGCTGGCGTTTCTGTTTTCAGGCTGTCCGCTGCGTTGCAAAGGTTGCCACAGTGCCGATACATGGAAAGAGGGCATTGGCACGGAATTGACCGAGGATTATTTAAAAGGCCGTCTGAAACGCTATCGCGGATTAATCAGCTGCGTGTTGTTTATGGGCGGGGAGTGGCAACCGAAAGCCTTGCAGAAAATGCTGGCCATTGTTGCCCAGGAAGGTTTGAAAGCCTGCTTGTACACCGGCCTGGAGCGTGAGGAGCTGGAAGCGGTTTCAGACGGCATCCTGCCTTATCTGACGTATCTGAAAACCGGCCGCTGGCAGATGGAGCTGGGCGGCTTGGACAGCCCGACCACCAATCAGAAGTTTGTCGATTTGCGCACGGGCGAAGTGTTGAACCAATTGTTTATCAAAGACAAACCTACGCCCAAAGTTTTTCCAGTGGCTTCAATTTAG
- a CDS encoding nucleobase:cation symporter-2 family protein translates to MAGMTEKQAESLDLVYGLEDKPPFGNALLSAVTHLLAIFVPMITPALIVGGALELPVEMTAYLVSMAMVASGVGTYLQVNRFGPVGSGMLSIQSVNFSFVTVMIALGTGMKEGGLTEDAMISTLLGVSFVGAFLVCFSAWLLPYLKKVITPTVSGVVVMLIGLSLVHVGITDFGGGFGAKADGTFGSMENLGLASLVLLIVLVFNCLKNPLLRMSGIAVGLIVGYIVALFLGKVDFSALQNLPLITLPVPFKYGFAFDWHAFIVAGAIFLLSVFEAVGDLTATAMVSEQPIEGEEYTKRLRGGVLADGLVSVIATALGSLPLTTFAQNNGVIQMTGVASRHVGKYIAAILVLLGLFPVIGRAFTTIPSPVLGGAMVLMFGLIAIAGVRILVSHGIRRREAVIAATSVGLGLGVAFEPEVFKNLPVLFQNSISAGGIMAVLLNLVLPEDKTDKAVKVETDSLDH, encoded by the coding sequence ATGGCCGGAATGACAGAAAAACAGGCGGAATCGCTTGATTTGGTTTATGGTTTGGAAGATAAGCCGCCGTTTGGAAATGCGTTGTTGAGTGCGGTTACGCACCTTCTGGCGATTTTTGTTCCGATGATTACTCCGGCACTGATTGTCGGCGGAGCATTGGAGTTGCCGGTTGAAATGACGGCTTATTTGGTGTCGATGGCGATGGTGGCTTCCGGTGTCGGTACTTATTTGCAGGTCAACCGTTTTGGACCGGTCGGTTCGGGCATGTTGTCGATTCAGTCGGTCAACTTCTCTTTTGTTACCGTGATGATTGCACTCGGTACCGGCATGAAAGAGGGCGGTTTGACTGAAGATGCGATGATTTCAACGCTTTTGGGCGTGTCCTTTGTCGGTGCGTTTTTGGTGTGCTTCTCCGCTTGGCTTTTGCCTTATTTGAAAAAAGTGATTACGCCGACGGTAAGCGGCGTGGTCGTCATGCTGATCGGCTTGAGCTTGGTACATGTCGGCATTACCGATTTCGGCGGCGGCTTCGGTGCGAAAGCAGACGGTACGTTCGGCTCGATGGAAAACTTGGGTTTGGCATCGCTGGTGTTGCTGATTGTATTGGTTTTCAACTGCTTGAAAAATCCATTGCTGCGTATGAGCGGTATCGCGGTGGGTTTGATTGTCGGTTATATTGTTGCGCTGTTTTTGGGCAAAGTGGATTTTTCCGCCCTGCAAAACCTGCCTCTGATTACTCTGCCTGTGCCGTTTAAATATGGTTTTGCATTTGATTGGCACGCGTTTATCGTTGCCGGTGCGATTTTCTTGTTGAGCGTATTTGAGGCGGTAGGCGATTTGACGGCGACTGCGATGGTCTCCGAGCAGCCGATTGAGGGTGAGGAATATACCAAACGACTGCGCGGCGGCGTATTGGCAGATGGTTTGGTGTCTGTGATTGCGACTGCGTTGGGCTCTTTGCCTTTGACCACTTTTGCGCAAAACAACGGCGTGATTCAAATGACCGGCGTGGCTTCACGCCATGTGGGCAAATATATTGCGGCAATTTTGGTATTGCTGGGTTTGTTCCCTGTCATCGGCCGCGCGTTTACCACGATTCCGAGTCCGGTTTTGGGTGGCGCGATGGTGTTGATGTTTGGTCTGATTGCGATTGCTGGTGTGCGGATTTTGGTCAGCCACGGTATTCGCCGTCGTGAAGCAGTCATTGCGGCTACTTCTGTCGGTTTGGGTTTGGGCGTGGCGTTTGAGCCGGAAGTGTTCAAAAACCTGCCGGTATTGTTCCAAAACTCAATTTCAGCCGGCGGTATTATGGCGGTATTGTTGAACTTGGTGTTGCCGGAAGATAAAACCGATAAAGCGGTTAAGGTTGAAACCGACAGTTTGGATCACTAA
- the nrdD gene encoding anaerobic ribonucleoside-triphosphate reductase, with translation MIRLHPEQLNGKLQFMHDYISAQNAADGSKMDANANVTQKNIATMEAEIMKDFFVQINRAQVSRKIAEIFDQSVANEYIRQIEAHEIYVHDETSLKPYCVSVTLYPFLLDGLSKLGGESKAPQHLASFCGSFINLVFAISVQFAGAVATVEFLTYFDYFARKDYGDDYLETHGKEIANHMQQVVYSINQPAAARGYQSVFWNISVYDQYYFDAMFGDFVFPDFSKPVWASVAKLQSFFLKWFNQERTKAVLTFPVVTAAMLTGGGKCKDTVFADEMAKELAEGNSFFVYLSDNPDSLASCCRLRNAIEDRTFSYTLGAGGVATGSINVITINMNRLEQDGRDLAAEVAKIHKYQYAYRKLMEEYQAAGMLPIYDAGFITLDKQFLTIGINGMAEAAESQGIKVGYNDDYINFVQGRLKTIFEANQAASKYYGVKFNAEFVPAENLGVKNAKWDKADGYKVSRECYNSYFYVVEDEEINALDKFLLHGKELVDWLDGGSALHLNLDEALPESGYRSLLDIAAQTGCNYFCVNVRITICNECGHIDKRTLHACSACGSHDIDYGTRVIGYLKRVSAFSSGRRKEHALRHYHRKAA, from the coding sequence ATGATTCGGCTGCATCCCGAACAGTTAAACGGAAAACTACAATTCATGCACGACTACATCAGCGCGCAAAACGCGGCGGACGGTTCGAAAATGGACGCCAACGCCAACGTTACCCAGAAAAACATTGCCACGATGGAAGCGGAAATCATGAAAGACTTTTTCGTGCAGATTAACCGCGCCCAAGTGTCGCGCAAAATCGCCGAAATTTTCGACCAATCCGTTGCCAACGAATACATCCGCCAGATTGAGGCGCACGAGATTTATGTGCACGACGAAACCAGCCTCAAGCCTTATTGCGTATCGGTTACGCTGTATCCCTTCCTGCTCGACGGGTTAAGCAAACTCGGCGGCGAATCCAAGGCGCCGCAGCATCTGGCTTCGTTTTGCGGTTCGTTTATCAACCTGGTGTTTGCCATCAGCGTGCAGTTCGCCGGCGCGGTGGCGACGGTGGAATTTCTGACTTATTTCGACTACTTCGCCCGCAAAGACTACGGCGACGATTATTTGGAAACCCACGGTAAAGAAATCGCCAACCACATGCAGCAGGTGGTGTACAGCATCAACCAGCCTGCCGCCGCGCGCGGCTATCAGAGCGTGTTTTGGAATATTTCCGTTTATGATCAATACTATTTCGATGCGATGTTCGGCGATTTCGTCTTTCCCGATTTCAGCAAACCAGTGTGGGCGAGCGTAGCGAAGCTGCAAAGCTTCTTCCTCAAATGGTTCAATCAGGAACGCACCAAAGCCGTTTTGACTTTCCCCGTCGTGACCGCCGCGATGCTGACCGGCGGCGGCAAATGCAAAGACACCGTGTTTGCCGATGAAATGGCGAAAGAGTTGGCGGAAGGCAATTCCTTCTTCGTCTATCTTTCCGACAACCCCGATTCGTTGGCTTCCTGCTGCCGCCTGCGCAACGCCATTGAAGACCGCACCTTCAGCTACACACTCGGCGCGGGCGGCGTAGCGACCGGTTCCATCAACGTCATCACCATCAACATGAACCGACTGGAACAAGACGGGCGCGACCTTGCCGCCGAAGTTGCCAAAATCCACAAATACCAATACGCCTACCGCAAACTGATGGAAGAATACCAAGCCGCCGGGATGCTGCCCATTTACGATGCAGGCTTCATCACGCTGGACAAACAATTCCTCACCATCGGCATCAACGGCATGGCGGAAGCCGCCGAATCGCAAGGCATCAAAGTCGGCTACAACGACGACTACATCAACTTCGTCCAAGGCCGTCTGAAAACCATATTTGAAGCCAACCAAGCCGCCAGCAAATACTACGGCGTGAAGTTCAACGCCGAGTTTGTCCCCGCCGAAAATCTCGGCGTGAAAAACGCCAAATGGGACAAAGCCGACGGCTACAAAGTCAGTCGCGAATGTTACAACTCCTATTTCTACGTCGTCGAAGACGAAGAAATCAACGCGCTCGACAAATTCCTGCTGCATGGTAAAGAACTGGTGGATTGGCTCGACGGTGGCTCCGCGCTGCACCTGAACCTCGACGAAGCCTTGCCCGAATCCGGCTACCGCTCGCTCTTGGACATCGCCGCGCAAACCGGCTGCAACTACTTCTGCGTGAACGTGCGCATCACCATTTGCAACGAATGCGGCCATATCGACAAACGCACCCTGCACGCCTGTTCAGCCTGTGGTAGCCACGACATCGACTACGGCACCCGCGTCATCGGCTATTTGAAGCGTGTATCTGCATTCAGTAGCGGTCGTCGCAAAGAACACGCGCTACGGCATTACCACCGCAAAGCGGCGTAA
- a CDS encoding THUMP domain-containing class I SAM-dependent RNA methyltransferase, with translation MTVYSLFITCPRGLEAPLTQELENMACQDIRAVDGGVACKGTMEQVYRINLHSRVASRVLLRLTKGGYRNEHDIYKLARNLHWTGWFKLEQTFKVKVEGKRANVKSLDFVGLKIKDAVCDAFRDIYDARPSVGKINPDIRIHAFIDERNVEIFIDTSGEALFKRGYRQDTGEAPLRENLAAGLLLLAGYDGTQPFQDPFCGSGTIAIEAAWIATHRAPGLMRRFGFEKLQNFDKEKWQALRREAEKQIKPAAAPISGSDNDRYMIRAALANAQAAEVDNFIRFDVQDAQAARPNGEHGIMVSNPPYGVRLAEIQALQALYPQLGTWLKQHYAGWLAGMLTGDRDMPKFMRLSPKRKIPLFNGNLDCRLFLMDMVKGSNRG, from the coding sequence ATGACGGTTTATTCACTTTTTATCACTTGTCCTCGCGGTTTGGAAGCGCCTTTGACGCAGGAACTCGAAAACATGGCATGTCAGGATATCCGCGCTGTTGACGGCGGTGTGGCATGTAAAGGCACGATGGAGCAGGTGTATCGCATCAACCTGCATTCGCGCGTTGCCAGCCGTGTTTTGCTGCGTTTGACCAAAGGCGGTTATCGCAACGAACACGATATCTACAAACTGGCACGAAATCTGCATTGGACAGGTTGGTTTAAGCTGGAGCAGACCTTTAAAGTTAAAGTCGAAGGCAAACGCGCCAATGTGAAAAGCTTGGATTTTGTCGGTTTGAAAATCAAAGATGCCGTCTGCGATGCCTTCCGCGATATTTATGATGCGCGTCCGAGCGTGGGCAAAATCAACCCCGATATCCGCATTCATGCCTTTATCGATGAGCGCAATGTGGAAATCTTTATCGATACTTCCGGTGAAGCACTCTTCAAACGCGGCTATCGTCAGGATACCGGCGAAGCGCCATTGAGAGAGAATTTGGCGGCAGGTTTGCTGCTTTTGGCAGGCTATGACGGTACGCAGCCTTTCCAAGACCCGTTTTGCGGCAGCGGTACGATTGCCATCGAGGCTGCATGGATTGCGACACACCGTGCGCCAGGTTTGATGCGCCGTTTCGGTTTTGAAAAACTGCAAAACTTCGACAAAGAAAAATGGCAAGCTCTGCGCCGTGAGGCTGAAAAACAAATCAAACCGGCCGCTGCGCCTATTTCCGGCAGCGACAACGACCGTTATATGATTCGTGCCGCATTGGCCAATGCCCAAGCCGCCGAAGTGGATAACTTCATCCGCTTTGACGTGCAAGATGCGCAGGCCGCGCGGCCAAACGGCGAACACGGCATTATGGTTTCCAATCCGCCTTATGGCGTGCGCCTTGCCGAAATTCAGGCTTTACAGGCGCTTTATCCTCAACTGGGCACATGGTTGAAACAGCATTACGCAGGCTGGCTTGCCGGAATGTTGACCGGCGATCGCGATATGCCGAAATTTATGCGCCTTTCTCCGAAGCGTAAAATTCCATTGTTCAATGGCAACTTGGATTGCCGATTGTTTTTGATGGATATGGTTAAAGGCTCGAATCGGGGCTAA